In the Vespa crabro chromosome 10, iyVesCrab1.2, whole genome shotgun sequence genome, one interval contains:
- the LOC124427264 gene encoding basic-leucine zipper transcription factor A isoform X1, with protein MAREELRSKRPFKIWDSWRNVRKGLVVSNFEELIHRGKEKLGVPQNENVSLVLESDGTQVEDGEYFKTLANNTILLLLRHGERWCPTGVDIIRAAISAIPKIVCETIHALELHDETPSWKIMDNKGRVTVVLHWDQRSSSSSQVQSQSKGTDAQSSKYSPTKKADLSGSQRPSLVIQTSLDKLNYVGKPTHLAGELGPSRYASPQITVINHDDMQAQQQQQQQQQQQAQQQAHGMPGRLVKQGTNSFESTTIHIHTPECSNHIHQPVARNGSPVNGADNGTTGECDFHCCALHEEGRRIAVHKSVATSPIQDSQHQQYQQQHHHPHQQQQQQTQTQTPSPQPPSSLSDGTRRSGLGKGHVRFRDTTDEESSPRLGPGNSTGGFHLHHHHHNHHQEHDSSESETENTIMEDEIVTSEKFLLLIDQLTVDQKHHLSIKDIGIILERLSSKILDVERLDRESESEECYNWTIKAIIRGDVLRELGVIYNGNYYAISEHPGYKEESEENNEDNEEEEEDRL; from the exons ATGGCAAGAGAG GAGTTACGGAGCAAGAGACCTTTTAAGATATGGGACAGTTGGCGTAATGTAAGAAAGGGACTGGTCGTAAGCAATTTCGAAGAACTGATACATCGAg gTAAAGAAAAACTGGGCGTACCGCAAAATGAAAATGTCTCTTTAGTATTGGAATCAGACGGGACGCAAGTGGAAGACGGTGAATACTTCAAGACACTAGCCAATAATACGATTCTCCTTTTATTACGGCATGGTGAACGGTGGTGTCCAACTGGTGTCGACATCATACGAGCcg CGATATCGGCGATACCGAAAATAGTTTGCGAAACGATCCACGCCCTGGAGCTGCACGATGAGACGCCATCGTGGAAAATCATGGACAATAAGGGACGAGTCACAGTGGTCCTACACTGGGACCAacgttcgtcgtcgtcgtcgcagGTTCAATCGCAGTCGAAGGGCACAGATGCCCAGTCCTCCAAGTATTCGCCAACAAAGAAAGCCGATCTGAGCGGGAGTCAACGACCCTCGTTGGTGATTCAAACTAGCCTTGACAAATTGAATTATGTGGGAAAGCCAACGCATCTGGCGGGCGAGCTTGGTCCCAGCAGATACGCGAGTCCCCAAATCACTGTGATAAATCATGATGATATG CAAgcgcaacaacagcaacaacagcaacaacaacaacaggcGCAGCAACAGGCACACGGTATGCCAGGTCGTCTGGTGAAGCAAGGAACGAACTCGTTCGAAAGCACGACCATTCATATCCATACGCCAGAGTGTTCAAATCACATTCATCAGCCGGTAGCAAGGAACGGTAGTCCTGTAAACGGCGCGGACAACGGGACGACCGGGGAATGCGACTTTCATTGTTGCGCCTTACACGAGGAAGGCCGTAGAATCGCCGTGCACAAGTCGGTCGCAACCTCGCCGATCCAGGACAGCCAACATCAGCAGTACCAGCAGCAGCATCATCATCCAcaccagcagcaacagcagcagacTCAGACACAGACACCGTCGCCCCAACCGCCCTCCTCCCTCTCCGACGGCACGAGGCGATCGGGACTCGGTAAGGGCCACGTCAGATTTCGCGATACGACCGACGAGGAGTCGAGTCCCCGTCTAGGTCCCGGCAATTCTACCGGAGGCTTTCATctacatcatcatcatcacaaTCATCATCAGGAGCATGACAGTTCCGAGTCCGAAACCGAGAACACGATTATGGAGGACGAAATCGTCACATCTGAGAAGTTTTTATTGCTAATCGATCAGCTCACCGTAGATCAAAAGCATCATTTAAGCATCAAGGACATCGGCATTATTCTCGAACGTTTAAGCTCCAAGATATTGGATGTCGAACGATTGGATCGCGAGAGCGAAAGCGAGGAGTGTTACAACTGGACGATCAAGGCCATCATCAGGGGTGACGTACTTCGAGAATTGGGCGTCATTTATAATGGCAATTATTATGCCATATCGGAGCATCCGGGATATAAAGAGGAGTCCGAAGAGAATAATGAGGAtaacgaggaggaggaggaggatagaCTTTAA
- the LOC124427264 gene encoding basic-leucine zipper transcription factor A isoform X2, which produces MNPEELRSKRPFKIWDSWRNVRKGLVVSNFEELIHRGKEKLGVPQNENVSLVLESDGTQVEDGEYFKTLANNTILLLLRHGERWCPTGVDIIRAAISAIPKIVCETIHALELHDETPSWKIMDNKGRVTVVLHWDQRSSSSSQVQSQSKGTDAQSSKYSPTKKADLSGSQRPSLVIQTSLDKLNYVGKPTHLAGELGPSRYASPQITVINHDDMQAQQQQQQQQQQQAQQQAHGMPGRLVKQGTNSFESTTIHIHTPECSNHIHQPVARNGSPVNGADNGTTGECDFHCCALHEEGRRIAVHKSVATSPIQDSQHQQYQQQHHHPHQQQQQQTQTQTPSPQPPSSLSDGTRRSGLGKGHVRFRDTTDEESSPRLGPGNSTGGFHLHHHHHNHHQEHDSSESETENTIMEDEIVTSEKFLLLIDQLTVDQKHHLSIKDIGIILERLSSKILDVERLDRESESEECYNWTIKAIIRGDVLRELGVIYNGNYYAISEHPGYKEESEENNEDNEEEEEDRL; this is translated from the exons ATGAACCCAGAG GAGTTACGGAGCAAGAGACCTTTTAAGATATGGGACAGTTGGCGTAATGTAAGAAAGGGACTGGTCGTAAGCAATTTCGAAGAACTGATACATCGAg gTAAAGAAAAACTGGGCGTACCGCAAAATGAAAATGTCTCTTTAGTATTGGAATCAGACGGGACGCAAGTGGAAGACGGTGAATACTTCAAGACACTAGCCAATAATACGATTCTCCTTTTATTACGGCATGGTGAACGGTGGTGTCCAACTGGTGTCGACATCATACGAGCcg CGATATCGGCGATACCGAAAATAGTTTGCGAAACGATCCACGCCCTGGAGCTGCACGATGAGACGCCATCGTGGAAAATCATGGACAATAAGGGACGAGTCACAGTGGTCCTACACTGGGACCAacgttcgtcgtcgtcgtcgcagGTTCAATCGCAGTCGAAGGGCACAGATGCCCAGTCCTCCAAGTATTCGCCAACAAAGAAAGCCGATCTGAGCGGGAGTCAACGACCCTCGTTGGTGATTCAAACTAGCCTTGACAAATTGAATTATGTGGGAAAGCCAACGCATCTGGCGGGCGAGCTTGGTCCCAGCAGATACGCGAGTCCCCAAATCACTGTGATAAATCATGATGATATG CAAgcgcaacaacagcaacaacagcaacaacaacaacaggcGCAGCAACAGGCACACGGTATGCCAGGTCGTCTGGTGAAGCAAGGAACGAACTCGTTCGAAAGCACGACCATTCATATCCATACGCCAGAGTGTTCAAATCACATTCATCAGCCGGTAGCAAGGAACGGTAGTCCTGTAAACGGCGCGGACAACGGGACGACCGGGGAATGCGACTTTCATTGTTGCGCCTTACACGAGGAAGGCCGTAGAATCGCCGTGCACAAGTCGGTCGCAACCTCGCCGATCCAGGACAGCCAACATCAGCAGTACCAGCAGCAGCATCATCATCCAcaccagcagcaacagcagcagacTCAGACACAGACACCGTCGCCCCAACCGCCCTCCTCCCTCTCCGACGGCACGAGGCGATCGGGACTCGGTAAGGGCCACGTCAGATTTCGCGATACGACCGACGAGGAGTCGAGTCCCCGTCTAGGTCCCGGCAATTCTACCGGAGGCTTTCATctacatcatcatcatcacaaTCATCATCAGGAGCATGACAGTTCCGAGTCCGAAACCGAGAACACGATTATGGAGGACGAAATCGTCACATCTGAGAAGTTTTTATTGCTAATCGATCAGCTCACCGTAGATCAAAAGCATCATTTAAGCATCAAGGACATCGGCATTATTCTCGAACGTTTAAGCTCCAAGATATTGGATGTCGAACGATTGGATCGCGAGAGCGAAAGCGAGGAGTGTTACAACTGGACGATCAAGGCCATCATCAGGGGTGACGTACTTCGAGAATTGGGCGTCATTTATAATGGCAATTATTATGCCATATCGGAGCATCCGGGATATAAAGAGGAGTCCGAAGAGAATAATGAGGAtaacgaggaggaggaggaggatagaCTTTAA
- the LOC124427265 gene encoding protein phosphatase PTC7 homolog → MQSIYWTGRLLSRAIWNSISNYSACADPNVNKRREASFVSAVCGFPKDFARGRIRKGQFGDDAWFSAKFKAVEVIGVADGVGGWRHYGIDPGEFSSFLMRTCERLVSIGRFIPSEPAGLLARSYYELLENKQPILGSSTACVIILNKETSSIYAANIGDSGFVVVRKGEVVHRSNEQQHYFNTPFQLSLPPPGHSGLVLSDSPESADTSSFGVEDGDVILLATDGVFDNVPDQLLVTEMRKIEGERDPTKIQGVANSIAWMARSLAFDGAFMSPFAQSARENGIDAIGGKPDDITVLLATVAI, encoded by the exons ATGCAGTCCATTTATTGGACCGGGAGGCTGTTGTCTCGAGCGATATGGAATAGCATATCAAATTATTCAGCATGCGCGGATCCTAACGTGAACAAGCGTCGAGAAGCATCTTTTGTATCAGCAGTGTGTGGCTTCCCTAAGGATTTTGCACGAGGCCGTATACGAAAGGGACAATTTGGAGATGACGCTTGGTTTAGTGCCAAATTCAAGGCTGTCGAAGTAATTG gTGTAGCCGATGGTGTGGGAGGATGGCGACACTATGGAATAGATCCAGGCGAATTTTCCAGTTTTTTAATGAGAACATGCGAAAGGCTAGTCTCGATAGGCAGGTTCATCCCTTCAGAACCAGCTGGTTTATTAGCGCGTAGTTACTATGAATtgttagaaaataaacaaCCAATCTTAg GTAGCAGTACTGCATGCGTAATAATTCTGAATAAGGAAACTAGCAGCATTTATGCAGCAAATATAGGAGATAGTGGTTTTGTAGTTGTGAGAAAAGGTGAAGTTGTTCACCGTTCTAATGAGCAACAACACTACTTCAATACTCCATTTCAGTTATCTCTGCCACCACCAGGTCATTCCGGATTAGTACTAAGTGACag tCCAGAATCTGCAGATACTTCTAGTTTTGGAGTAGAGGATGGAGATGTAATCCTTTTAGCAACCGACGGTGTATTTGATAACGTGCCTGATCAGTTGCTAGTCACTGAAATGCGTAAAATTGAAGGTGAAAGGGACCCTACAAAGATACAAGGTGTTGCTAATTCGATAGCTTGGATGGCTCGTAGTTTAGCCTTCGATGGAGCATTTATGTCACCCTTTGCCCAAAGTGCAAGAGAAAATGGAATCGACGCGAtag GTGGTAAACCTGACGATATCACGGTGCTTTTAGCAACGGTGGCAATCTGA
- the LOC124427267 gene encoding derlin-2 isoform X1 yields the protein MAYQTFRQEYLQMPVVTRVYTTACVITTLAVQLDLVSPFQLYFNPILIIKQYQLWRLITTFLFFGNVGFNFFFNMIFTYRYCRMLEEGSFRRRTADFVMMFIFGGICMITFAFFVNLLFLGHAFTIMLVYIWSRRNPFVRMNFFGVLNFQAPYLPWILLGFSILLGNAIWVDLVGMAVGHMYYFAEDVFPQIRGGFRILKTPQILKTLFDAHPEDPDYTPPPEDRPGGFNWGQGAML from the exons ATGGCCTATCAAACTTTTCGGCAGGAGTACCTGCAAATGCCTGTGGTAACACGAGTTTATACGACAGCTTGTGTCATTACAACTCTTGCCGTG CAATTAGATTTAGTTTCGCCGTTTCAACTGTACTTCAATcccattttaataataaaacaatatcag TTATGGCGTCTGATAAccacatttttattctttgggAATGTTggcttcaattttttcttcaatatgaTTTTTACCTACCGTTATTGTCGAATGTTAGAAGAAGGATCTTTTCGAAGAAGGACAGCTGACTTTGTAATGATGTTTATTTTTGGGGGTATATGTATGATT acatTTGCGTTTTTTGTTAACTTACTGTTTTTGGGACATGCATTTACAATCATGTTAGTCTATATATGGTCACGGCGTAATCCATTTGTTAGGATGAATTTTTTTGGAGTTTTAAACTTTCAG GCACCATATCTGCCATGGATACTTCTTGGATTTTCTATACTCCTAGGTAATGCTATATGGGTAGATCTCGTTGGGATGGCTGTAGGGCATATGTACTATTTTGCAGAAGACGTTTTCCCACAAATAAGGGGAGGTTTCCGTATTCTTAAGACTCCACAAATATT aaaaacATTGTTTGACGCACATCCAGAAGATCCAGATTACACTCCACCACCTGAAGATCGACCAGGTGGTTTTAATTGGGGTCAAGGAGCTATgctgtaa
- the LOC124427267 gene encoding derlin-2 isoform X2: MAYQTFRQEYLQMPVVTRVYTTACVITTLAVQLDLVSPFQLYFNPILIIKQYQLWRLITTFLFFGNVGFNFFFNMIFTYRYCRMLEEGSFRRRTADFVMMFIFGGICMITFAFFVNLLFLGHAFTIMLVYIWSRRNPFVRMNFFGVLNFQAPYLPWILLGFSILLGNAIWVDLVGMAVGHMYYFAEDVFPQIRGGFRILKTPQILRSRLHSTT, from the exons ATGGCCTATCAAACTTTTCGGCAGGAGTACCTGCAAATGCCTGTGGTAACACGAGTTTATACGACAGCTTGTGTCATTACAACTCTTGCCGTG CAATTAGATTTAGTTTCGCCGTTTCAACTGTACTTCAATcccattttaataataaaacaatatcag TTATGGCGTCTGATAAccacatttttattctttgggAATGTTggcttcaattttttcttcaatatgaTTTTTACCTACCGTTATTGTCGAATGTTAGAAGAAGGATCTTTTCGAAGAAGGACAGCTGACTTTGTAATGATGTTTATTTTTGGGGGTATATGTATGATT acatTTGCGTTTTTTGTTAACTTACTGTTTTTGGGACATGCATTTACAATCATGTTAGTCTATATATGGTCACGGCGTAATCCATTTGTTAGGATGAATTTTTTTGGAGTTTTAAACTTTCAG GCACCATATCTGCCATGGATACTTCTTGGATTTTCTATACTCCTAGGTAATGCTATATGGGTAGATCTCGTTGGGATGGCTGTAGGGCATATGTACTATTTTGCAGAAGACGTTTTCCCACAAATAAGGGGAGGTTTCCGTATTCTTAAGACTCCACAAATATT AAGATCCAGATTACACTCCACCACCTGA
- the LOC124427266 gene encoding cytoplasmic phosphatidylinositol transfer protein 1, protein MVLTKEYRICMPLTTEEYRIGQLYMIARHSHEQSDSDGGVEVIENIECEDPEHGKGQYTEKRIHLSSKLPYWIQSVIPKIFYVTEKAWNYYPFTMTVYTCSFIPKFNISIKTRYEDNNGSMENCLGLSPIEIIHREVDYIDIAYDEISAKHYKEEEDPKFFQSKRTGRGPLVEGWRDTVQPIMCSYKLVHASFEVWGMQTRVEDFIHRCIRDILLLGHRQAFTWIDEWYDMTIEDVRKYEQKMHAETNEKMRLKNQANENSSKPVTPSSSVPSSPKSPTQSNRSWFSWS, encoded by the exons ATGGTTTTAACGAAAGAATATCGAATATGTATGCCTCTTACCACAGAAGAG TATCGAATTGGACAACTTTATATGATAGCAAGACATAGTCATGAACAATCAGATTCCGATGGTGGAGTTgaagtaatagaaaatattgaatgcGAAGATCCTGAACATGGGAAGGGTCAAtatacagaaaaaagaattcaccTCTcaag TAAACTTCCTTATTGGATTCAATCTGTTAtaccaaaaatattttatgtgaCTGAAAAAGCTTGGAATTATTATCCATTTACCATGacag TATATACT TGTTCTTTCATACCTaagtttaatatatctataaaaacgaGATACGAGGATAACAATGGTTCGATGGAAAAT TGTTTAGGTTTGTCTCCAATAGAAATTATACATCGAGAAGttgattatattgatattgccTATGATGAAATATCTGCAAAACAttataaagaggaagag GATCCTAAGTTTTTCCAATCTAAACGAACAGGCAGAGGTCCATTAGTTGAAGGTTGGCGCGATACGGTACAACCAATTATGTGTTCTTATAAATTAGTTCATGCTTCCTTTGAAGTGTGGGGTATGCAAACTCGGGTAGAAGATTTTATACACAGg tGCATAAGAGATATTTTACTATTGGGTCATCGGCAAGCATTTACATGGATCGATGAATGGTACGATATGACCATTGAAGATGTTCGAAAATATGAACAGAAAATGCACGCAGagacaaatgaaaaaatgagatTAAAAAATCAGGCCAACGAAAATTCATCAAAACCAGTAACTCCATCATCGTCGGTACCTTCATCTCCTAAATCACCAACACAATCGAATCGATCGTGGTTTTCATGGTCatag
- the LOC124427268 gene encoding uncharacterized protein LOC124427268, with protein sequence MGTQTSKRQDAGDEIISKKSLLVVKEIIHFLKEHAREEGLFRRAGRRKLRHKILNSLKKGEKPQFELGDDVALECAAALQLFLSRLKKPVIPQHVQELILADNPGVTAGVVARDALGLIRQDVSGRHSELLSDLLDLIRHLTLSGPPSERTELQGSPLPIALLPVFFTLKPTDLTKWKQVAARFNELITEAPKQLRTNENRRFESMTTSRFNENDQNEILQETELEELTRYDELPMLYPFSRLTDNYNRCHTREMAHILATPLHWPPADRLHPFISHTGRQIRSNV encoded by the exons GCAGGATGCGGGcgatgaaataatatcgaaaaaatctCTCTTGGTGGTCAAAGAAATCATTCATTTTCTGAAAGAAC acgCACGAGAGGAAGGTCTATTTCGTAGAGCAGGACGCCGTAAGCTcagacataaaatcttgaattcgttgaaaaagggagaaaagccACAATTCGAGCTCGGCGATGATGTCGCTCTGGAATGCGCTGCTGCTTTGCAACTTTTTTTAAGCCGTCTGAAAAAACCCGTCATACCGCAACATGTTCAAGAATTAATTTTGg cCGATAATCCTGGAGTAACGGCAGGAGTAGTCGCACGCGATGCCCTTGGTTTAATAAGGCAAGATGTCAGTGGTCGTCATAGTGAACTTCTATCTGATCTTCTAGACTTAATTAGACATTTGACACTTTCTGGACCGCCTTCCGAACGAACAGAATTACAAGGATCTCCTTTACCTATAGCTCTTTTACCCGTCTTCTTCACATTAAAA cCAACCGATCTAACAAAATGGAAACAAGTTGCTGCACGATTCAATGAATTAATCACCGAAGCACCAAAACAATTACGAACTAATGAAAATCGTCGCTTTGAATCAATGACTACATCAAgattcaatgaaaatgatcAAAAT GAGATTCTACAAGAAACTGAATTAGAGGAATTAACAAGATACGATGAACTACCTATGCTATATCCTTTTAGTAGACTGAcggataattataatcgat GCCACACCAGAGAAATGGCACATATTCTTGCAACACCTTTACATTGGCCTCCCGCTGATAGATTGCATCCGTTTATATCACATACCGGTCGACAAATTAGGAGCAACGTGTGA